The Fluviispira sanaruensis sequence ACAGCGCAACTTTTGTTTATGGCGCTCATCCAAAAAATCCAAATTTTATTCATGAAAATTATGAATTAAAAATGCAAGGACCTTCTTTCGTAAAAACCCGCGTCGACGTCGAAAAGCAATTAGAAGATTTTACCATTAACTATCCAAACTGTGCTGTTTCTCTCTTAAGATTTGCCCCTATTTTAGGACCAAACTCAACCAATATCCGCGCTCGTTACTTTATGACAGGGATTGTCCCAAAAGTGCTTGGATACGATCCTCTTGTCCAATTTATCCATGAAGATGATGCTGTGCGAGCTCAAATTTTAGCCTTAACGAACAACATTCGAGGTGTTTTTAATATCGTAGGAAGAGGCGTTCTCCCTCTTAGTACAGGTATACATATGTCAGGTAAAATTCCAGTGCCGTTTTTTTCGGCGGTGTGTAAAACATTCTTTTCAGCAGGTTATTCTTCAAGAATTTGGGAATTGCCTGCTGAAATCGTGCCTTTCTTTCAATTTTTGTGTGTCGCCGATGGTAAGAAAGCAGAAAAAGAATTGGGCTTTGTTGCAAAATATTCGAGTCGACAAGCTCTTAAGTCCATGATTGAAGCAAACCGTTTGAGACAAATAGGTTTTTCTGTTCCTTCATCTACTTTGGGCGAAGATGAAGAATACGCAACATCACAAGGCTTTCAAAGAATTTACTAAAAAGGTAACACGCATATGAATAGCAACGCAGCTCGAAAAGAAAAAAATAATATAAATAGTGACACACTTACTAATTTTTCTAATCAAGTTTTTAATATAAGAAGAATGCTTATAGAGCAATTTAATAGAATCGAAAAAGATTTGCAAAATAAGTTTTCCGACAACCAAGAAAAATTCGCCACAAAAGAAGAGCTGCAAAGTGTTATTGGTAAAATGCAGGAATTTCGCCAAGAAATTGAAAAAACATTCACAACAAGTGATAGCAATCCACTTGAGCCTGCAGCTGATGAATTTTTTACGGGCTTAAATCCATTTAATTTACGCAGAAAATATCATGATTTTTCCTTAAGATTGCGCAGTGAAGAAGTCGATCCCTTTGGATACGACCCTATTTTCGACAAATTTGTCAGTCCATTGCTGAATTTCTTCTACGTAAAATACTGGCGAGTTGAAACATATGGGATATCGAATATTCCAGCCGATGGCCCAGCACTTCTCGTCGGCAACCACTCAGGCGGCCTCCCCTACGATGCCACCATGCTCAAAATTGCGATCCAGAGAGAGCACCATATGCATAGAGATCTTCGTTTTATGGTTGAGGATTTCTTATTTCATTTCCCATTTTTAGGCTCACTCATGAATCGCTTTGGCGGTGTGAGAGCCAGCCAAGATAATGCTCAGCAACTGCTTGAAAACAATCACCCTGTGGTTGTTTTCCCAGAAGGAGTGAAAGGACTTGGGAAATTATATCGCGATAAATATCATTTAGCGCGTTTTGGCAGAGGTGGTTTCATTCGCCTTTGTCTGCGCACACGCTCGCCTCTCATACCAATTGCTTTTATAGGACCAGAGGAAATTCATCCTATGATTGCTAAAGAAACAGCTATTTCTAAAATGCTTGGACTTCCTTACACACCCATTACTTGGACTTTTCCTTGGCTCGGCCCGTTAGGAGCCATTCCTCTACCCAGCAAATGGAGCATACATATTCTACCAGCAATCGATTTTACAAATTTCGGGCCTGGAGCCGAAAAAGATCGTGTTTTAGTTTATAAAATGAGTAGAATGGTAAAAGAACAAATTCAAGACACCATTGTCGATAAATTAAAAAATAGACGGAGCATATGGTTTGATTAAGGGGATAAAATGACACAGATTATAAGGGTAATATACAATCAAAAAGGTGGAGTTGGTAAAACAACACTTGCTGTTAACTTAGCAGCTTGTGCCGCAAAATCTGGCAAAAGAACACTCTTAATCGATTCCGATCCACAAGGGAATGCAAGTTCCTATATTTTAGGTAACGATAAGTATCCAGATAGTACTTTGGCCGATTATTATGAAAGTTGTTTACATTTAAATATATTTCGACAATCTATTTTTGAGTATATTACATTGAATACGAAAATACCCAATTTGCATCTTGTTGCAAGCAATCGTGAACTCGAAGATTTAAGAACGAAACTGGAAAATAAACATAAAATAATGAAATTACGTGAAGGCCTTAAAAATAACACATATGAACAGGTCTATCTTGATCCACCACCTGCTAATGATTTTTTCAGTCTTGCATGTTTAATAGCAGCAACCGAAATTATTATTCCTATAGACTGCGATGCCTTTAGCATTCGTGCAGCAACAGAAATAAAAAATACCATCGAAGAAGTTAGACAGGATCACAATCCCAACCTAAAAGTTTTAGGAATTGTAGTCAACCAATTTCAAAAAGGCACAAAACATTCTATTGGTATTATTCAAGAACTACAAAAGATTGGATTCCAAATATTGGAGCCATATATTCCATCAAGTGTAAAAATAAGAGAATCCCATTCAGAAATTAAACCGATCGTAATTGGGCATCCTGAACACGCAGTGAGTCAAGCAATTCAATCTCTATTTAATTCTATAGAAAATATTTCACAAATGAAAAATATAAGAAACAATTTCACAGATAAAACATCTTCTAAAGAAAATAATTCAGCTTTGAATTTAGATTGAGTTTTTTTGTAAAATAAAAAAGAATTTGAGAATTATTTTTTTGTTAAATAACAAAGAACTTCATAATTGTTAGTTCCTGGAGCTGTATCAAATGGTTCAAAAATTGTTGGTTCATAACCCGCTTTTTTAAAGGATTTTAAATCTCTAAAAAGAATATCAAAAAATGTAGATAAATAAACAATTGTTTTAGGTTCCAGCGCAACAGCATGTTCTATTGTTTTTCCTTCACAGCCAGAACGAGCTGGATTTAATATAACCACGTCTGCTTTTTGCAATCTTTTTTCTGCATTTAACTTCTGTAAAACTTCATCGACTTTACCTTCATAAAAATCAACATTTTTTACTTCATTTATTTTTGCATTTCTCAATGCATCTTTAATAGAAGAAGTTGAATGATCAATTCCTATAACTTCACGGGCTGACTGAGCAAGTGTCAAAGAAATTCCACCTGCACCAGAATAAAGGTCAACGACTGTTTCTTTCCCTGTTAACTCAAGCAATTCTTCAATACGTGAGTAAATCCGATTGGTGATTATAGGATTTATAGACATAAAACTTGCGGCAGAAAACTTAAATACAAAATTGCCGAATTTTTCTTCAAGTAGATCCTGCCCAACAATAAGGGTTAAATTGTCATTTATTTTTTCATCTTCATTTTGAGCACTGCGACCTGGTGTGACAACTTGCATATAGATGCCTTGAACATTCATATACTTTTCAGCAATGTCTCTCGCCAATGGACGCAAAGTTGCTAAATCTGCTTTTGTTACGATAAATATTAAAATTGCTTGGCGTGTGTGTCTTGAAGTTCTTATTACAACATTTTGTAAAAGACCTGTCTTATTTTTAAGTGTATAAACGCTTACATTGTGGAGACGGATACCTGTGCGCAACCAACCCATGATGTCGTTCATTGTATTTGATTGAATTGGACAACGACCAATATCAACCACTTCATTTAAGGATTGCCTATAAAAACCAAGGTCTATCCATCTCTTAGTCCCTTCTTTTTGCGAAGAGCGTCCACCAAAACTCATTCGTTCCGAAACAACGAGCTTAACATTGTGTCTATATCCCAGACGATCTTCTGACTCGACACAATCTTTGATAACGACAGTAGAGAAATCAGAGCCTGCTTTTTGCACCCGAGACTTAAGGTCTGCTGTTTTTTGCATCAATTGGCTTTTATATGAAATATCGAGAGTAGGGCATGATCCGCACTTTTCAAGAACCCGACACTGTTCTTCATGCATGACTCGCTCAGAAACACCTGATTTCGTTGTAATAAGTCGAACAGGTTGAATATCCGAGCTGCGATCACTTCCTCGTTCTGAGCGATTGTCTCGCGGGGAACGCGGATCTCTCTCACGTCTATAGGTTTTATCGGAAAAGCCGCCACGCTTGTCTGCTCTGCTTGAAGTGGAACGACTGCTAAAACCTATTTTACTAAAATCTTTCATATAGAAAATATCACCAATATTAAAGTTTTCAAAAAACACACACCAAAAAACGAAAATTTATACTCAATATATTTATATTAAACAACAAAAATAAGAAGATAATTTAACTTATTTTTATTTGTATCAAAGGGATTAATTCATTGCAGCACTGTTCGCACCTGAGGAACTGTTTGCCGTTGTCTCAGTGTTTAAAATTGCATTCCAAGCTTCTGCTAGAAGTCTATCCGCTTGTATTTCATTTTCAGAAAGCGAGGGAGGGGTCAAGTTCTTTTGTGCTAAAATCCATTTTGACAAGGCAACAACGCCCTCTTGATAGGTGGAGACTTTGGTATCGGAGAGTTCTCGCATTTGCCGCATAAGACGATACATCTTTCTCCCAGTGACAGCTCGATCGTGCCATCTTAAAAAAGCAGAGGCATCAAGTGCTTTTCCATCAGAAGTCGTCGCTGCTTCCTGCCATTTTTGCAGTTCTATTTCTAAATTTTTCAGCTTATCTAAATGAGTGGAGAGTTTATGGGTGCTGTGTTTTAAGCTCTTTTCAAGTTCTATATTTTTATGCTTCGCCTTAGAAAGATCATCTCTTAATCCATTTATTTCAACTATTTTATTTTCAAAATCTTGCAGTGACACTTTATTTTTACCGAAATCAAGTGCTGCTTTCAATTGCTGATCCAGAGAACGCATTTGCTCAATGAGTTTAGTATTTTCTTCAGTTAAACTATAAAGCTTATTTACGGTTGATTCAGCTTGTCCTTTTAATTCCTTTTCTTTATTCCGCAATTCTTCTTTTGCTTTTTTGTTTTCATCTTTTAATTTTGAGACTTCCTTACGTAAATCAAGCAATTCGGAAGTATGATTTGAAGTGTGTTCATGCACTTGCGCTTTGGCTGGTGCTATTTTTTTCTCTACATTTGCTATCACTTTTGGTGCAATATGTGTGAGTTCACGCGCTTCCAGTGCCACGAGCTTATTATTAAGTTCAATAACTTTAAGTGAGACTTTTTGTTTCGATAAAACAAGCCATGCGCATAATAGAAGAACAACGCCAGAAAATACAAGTGAGACAGTTGCAAATATATCCATATCTGTTTCCAAGAGTTGAGTAGAAACACAGCTCTGAAAACCAATCAAAGAGCCGTTAGTTTCTGTATATCAGAAAATCTTTAAGCCGAATGTTCACAAGTGTGCGGCTCATCCAAAAAAGATCCATAAGCTGCTCAATCGTGTCACGAGCAGGATCACATTGACTACAAGCAATTTGTAACAAATGCGACGGCATAAGCAAGAAAAGAGAAAGAGCGTTTGCAAAAATTGGATTTTTATCTTGCGGAAGTTTCAATTTTAATGTCTCAGAGTTGAGCATTACCAAGGCAAACTCACGCATTAATAGAAATCTCAATGCTGTACCAAATCGATCTCCTTTTTGCCATGTTATATACCACTTTCCATTTTCGTAACGAGAAAGTACGACTTCTTTTTGCCCTTCTTGTGCTTTTAATTCTACATCAGGTAAAATTTGAGACAACTCCGGTAAGAGTACAGGAACTGATTTAATATTTGCAAGTTCAATAATTCGATTTGCTTCTTGCATAAGAATGTTTCGCTCTACATCTGTGCATATAAATTCACCATAGCCCTGATATTCGATAAGAGCATCGTATAAAACGTTTTTTCCTAATGAAATATCGATCAAATTTCGCGGATCAATTTCGAGCGCATGCGCCAATTGATTGATATTTTGAATGGATTTAATATTTTTACGCCCATATTTCCAGTGTGTACAATCTGCAGGATCAAAGCCAAGCAATGCACCTACATCTTGATCAGTTACTTTTTCAGGCGAACTTTTCCGTATTGTAAGAACTTCTTTGCAAAACCTAAATAACTCTGCGCTATGCGGAAAACGATTATTTTCGACATTGATCATTACACGTGTCCTTTTTGAAAAAAACAAAATTTAAGAGTTGAATGAAGAAACCTTCATGAATTATAGCACGAAAATAGGACTTTCCTAATAAATCATAGAATTTGTATGGAGTTATATACCTACCACAGAATTGACACCAAACGCTTACAAATTAAGCATTTTTTGATAGCGTAAAAAAAGAGAACCTATTCCTATTGCATATATAAGAAGTGGAGAAGGCTATGGGCTATCGGATAATGACCAACGTCACCTCAATTACAAACCAGAGACACATGCGCAATACGCGCAAAATGCTGGATCAGAGTTTGGAAAGATTAGCCTCGGGCTTTAGAATTAACAAAGCCGCCGATGATGCCGCAGGCCTTGCAATAAGTGAAAAATTACGCTCAAAAATTAGAGGACTCCAACAAGCTCAACGAAATGCAAATGATGGAATCAGTCTTATTCAAACTGCGGAAGGCGGAATGAATGAAGTCCAAAATATGCTCATTCGTATGCGTGAACTCGGAGTGCAAGCTGCATCTGACACAATTGGCCCCAAAGAACGTGTCTATCTTGATATCGAATATCAAGCACTCAAAGATGAAATTGATAGAATTGCTTATGCGACTGAATTTAATGGAACACAGTTGCTCGACGGTACGGGAGGTATCCTCGAAATTCAAATCAACACAGGAGGTGACAACATTTTAGGTGTTGACCGTCTTGAATACAATTCATTTAAGGCTGACGTAAAAACAAATAGACTCGGCGTTTCAGAACTGGCTCTCGACACAAAACAAGGAGCTCAACATTCTCTTACGGCTATTGAATCGGCCATCGATTACGTAAGTGCTATCCGTGCTGATTTGGGAGCACTCCAAAACAGACTCGGTTCAACAATTAACAATATTGCAACAACAGTAGAAAATATCAGCGCTGCGAACAGCCGCATAAAAGATGTCGATATAGCAGAAGAGAGTTCGGAATTAACACGAAACTCAATCTTACTTCAATCCGGTACCAGTGTCCTTCAACAAGCAAACCAAACGAGCCGCATGGCCCTAACACTCCTTGAAGGAAGATAAGGTAACATATGACAAATAAACTTCAACTGTCTCATGAAAATTTTGTTTCGATCGCAAAGGATCTAATAAAAATTACGGACACGATTTTAAAAAACGTGGTGGTCAAAACAGAAAAAGCCGCTCTCGAAATAGGTAATAAAATGGAACATGTTTCCAGTCTTTCTTCAGATCAAGCGCAAACTGTAAAAGGTTTGATAACAAGTATGTATCAAGAAGGCACTCAGGAACATGAAGAAGTCGAAAAAATGGCCGCAGAAGCCAATTCAATTGCAGATAAAATATTTGAAAGTGCTTCGGCTGGTGATTTAGATGCAGCAAAAAAATTAGGTGAAAGCGATCGATACAAAGAAATTGGGGCAAAAACAAGCGGTTTGTCAAAGCAACTTGAAAAACTTTCTGAATCTGACAAAGAGCTCGCAAATATGATTGCACCTGTTATAATGGCACTTCAATTTCAAGACAGTGTCAGACAAAGTTTAGAAAATATAATAAAGTGTTTTGAAGAGTTTACCAATTGTTCAGACTCTATTACGCAACAAAAGCTTTCTGAAGATTTGGCTAACAAATTTTGGTCTGTGCTCGAAAATAAATTCACAACGACAGATGAGAGAAATATTGTCCGCAAAACTGTGTATGGCGAAAATGCAAAACTCATAGAAGATTCTGGAAAAGATGACCCCTTCATGTTTTAAATTTTTATAATACCTAAATTGATTAATTTATAAAATCAGGTAAAATAGACTTCAATTTTACTGATTTTTCGTTCGCAATTATCAAGGTAACAATTATTTATGCACAGAAAATACATTAAAAATACAACAAAAGCATCTCTTATTCTTATTTTTTCTCTTTTACCTTATCAAATTAAAAGCTTGGCAAATAATTTTCCAATTGAAGAATCCTATCAAATTTTCCAACCAGAATATTCTGAAAAAGGGATGGTCGCATCGCAAGAAAAAATTGCATCTGAAGTAGGAGCACAGATATTGAAGCAAGGAGGAAATGCAGTCGATGCCGCCGTTGCAGTTGGCTATGCCCTTGCTGTCACTTTACCGAAAGCAGGAAATATTGGTGGCGGTGGATTTATGCTTATTTGGCTCAATAAAGAAAAAAAAGCTGTCGTAATAAATTATAGAGAAAAAGCCCCTCTCGCTGCTCACAAAAACATGTTCCTAGATAAAGATGCTAAAGTCGATGTGGAAGAAATAACAGCAAGCTATAACGGTGCAGGTGTCCCTGGAACAGTCTATGGACTCAACTCTGCCTTAACAAAATACGGAAGTATGCCCTTAAAAAAAGTCATGGCTCCTGCCATACATTTAGCACGCAATGGAATTTTAGTCACTCATGCTCTCTCAACATCTCTTACAGAAAATAAAAAACATTTACAAAAAAGCGAAGAATCTACAAAAATATTTTTTAATAAAGAAAAAGAAGCATTCAAACCTGGGGAAATTTTAATTCAAAAAGATTTAGCAAATACTCTTGAAGAAATTGCTTTATATGGATCAGACGCTTTTTATAAAGGTAAAATAGCGAAAAAAATAATCGATGATGTGCAGTCCCATAAAGGAATAATGACCTTAAAAGATCTTGAGCAATACAAAGCTATCGAAATGACGCCGATTGAAGGCACCTACAATGGATTTAAAGTTTTATCCGTTCCTCCTCCCAGCTCAGGTGGAGTTACTTTAATCGAGATTTTAAATATATTAGAAAATGTCGATTTTAAAAAAATACCATTTCGCAGTGCGGAATATTTTCATATATTAAGTGAAGCAATGAATTATGCCTATTATGATCGAAACAATTCTTTAGGCGATCCTGATTTTGTTAAAAATCCAATTGAACGTCTCACTTCAAAAAAATATGCAAAACAAATATTTCAGAGTATGGACTTAAAAAAACACACCCCATCTGAAATTGTCCAAAAAGAAGGAATCCGCCGCGAAAGCAATCAGGAAGGAAACACAACCCATTATTCAATAGTTGATAAGCATGGAAATATGGTATCGAATACATATACGTTAAACTATTATTATGGAAATGGTAAAACAGTTAAAGGAACAGGAATCCTTTTAAATAATGAAATGGATGATTTCACTGCAAAAGTAGGAGCGGCAAATTCTTTTGGCTTAATTCAAGGTCCTAAAAATTCGATTGAACCTCAAAAAAGACCATTGAGCTCTATGACACCAACAATTTTATTGAACGATAAAAAAGAGGCTATTCTTGCAACGGGTGCTCCTGGTGGAAGCCGTATTATCACACAATCATTACTTATGATTACTGGATTTATTGATTATAATAAAAATATATCAACCCTTGCTTCTTACCCTCGCTTTCACCGCCAATTATGGCCAGATAAGTTTTTTTATGAAGATGGAATTGCATTTGAAACATTAGAGTCTTTAAAAAAGATGGGGCATGAGATTGAGAAAGTCAGACCCTACGGTTCGTTGCAAACAGTGCAAAAAGATCCTGATAATCACTTTTTAGGCAGCAGTGATCCACGCTCTGAAGGAGATGCTGCAGTTGGTGTTTGGTGATTCATTTAAAATTTGAAAGATCTCCTAAGTGTAACTATTTTAAAACAAAATTATCAGAAGATATGGAAATAAATCTATATTAAGATTAAGAAAGTGAAACTTGCTCCTCAGAAAATTTATTTTGCCCCGAACTTTTAATATCCATCGCAAAGCCATGGATCATCATATTCAATTGATTTACATAGTTTTGCAATGAAAGTGACTGTTGTGTTAGTTCTGAAGCAATAGAAGCGACTTTTTCGGAACCAGAAGCATTTTGTTGGGTGGACGAATCGATTTCATTCATTGCTTTGCTGATCTGGACAATACCGTTGGCCTGTTCATGCGATGCAGATGATATTTGCGAATTGAGTTCTGAAACTTTTTTTATTGAAATTAAGATACTATTTAGAACTTCAGCTGTTGAAGAAGCAATTTCTTCACCCTTCTTTATCTTATCTACGCTGTCTTTAATTAAATTTGAAATATCCTTTGCCGCAGAAGCACTTTTTTGTGCTAAATTCCTGACGGCTTCAGCCACTACAGCAAATCCACGTCCTTGCTCACCCGCTCTGGCGGCTTCAACTGCAGCATTTAAAGCGAGTAAATTCGTCTGGAAAGCGATGTTATCAATTACAGTTGTAATCTCTTCTATTTTCTTAGAACTTTCTGAAATATCTGCCATCGAACGAGCCAATTTTTGCGTTTCAACTTCACCCATTTCAGCTGTTTTATAACTTGTCTGCGACAGTTTTGCAGCCTGTTGAGCATTCTCTGCATTTAACTTCACCATGCTCGAGAGTTCTTCGACCGACGCCACTGTCTGTTCGAGAGCGGCAGCCGCTTCTGTTGTTCCAGACGAAACTTGCAAACTGACAGAAGACAAATATGTACTTGCCTGTGAAACATCTTTACCAGATTGCGCAATTTGATCGGAAAGAACGACTAGCGTCCTCAAAAGTTTCTTAGAAACAGTAAAGCTAAAAACAATCGTAAATAATGTTCCGAAAATCCCAGCAAAAAGAGAAAACAACTTTGTTTTCTCTGCTTCATTTAATGATTTTTCTACAAATTCAGAATTTAAACTCACTGCTCTGCTTTCCAATTCATCTAAATTTGCAATTACAGGTGTCACTTTTAAGTAGAATTCTCCCAACATTATTTTCCGCACATCATCAAATTTTTCTTGTTGCATGAGACTTGAAACATTTTTAAAAGTAACAGCTTCTATATCTTTCCAAGAATCTTTTATTTTTCTCATTTTTTCTTTGCTTGCTTCTCTGCTACTAAGTATAATATAATCATCGCTTAGCTTATAAAGTTTATTTATCTGTTGTTGTGCTTCCTCAATCTTTTTATCCCTTGCCTCTTTATTTTCTTGATTGGCATTAGCGATCCATATTAAGCGCGCTATATTGGACACACCATAGCGCATATCATTTATTATATTTATGATTTGCATCCTCTGGCTTGCTATGTAATTTAAGTCATCATTCTGTGATTTTATGCCACGCCAACCCAAAACACTGATCAAAACAATCAAGACTATCGGAATTATTGTTAATATAAGCAATTGTCCACTGAGACCTTTGAACTTAAAATGAGATTTTTCCATTTTAATATCCTTTTTCAATTCTTTTGATATTCAGTTTAATAGTATTTTATTTATTGATATTTTAAAAAGATTTTTCGTCAAATTTTTTATCGATAATGGATAAATAGTCTTCTATTTTATTGCATACATTTACGGGCGCTAAACCAAAACGTAGGTAAGGATTTTTATCTTTAATTAAAAACTTTGGCCGCACAAAAGATTGTTTTTCTGCAAATAAAAGGATTTGTTCTAAATCTTTAAAAAGTGGAAGTTTAACCAAGAAAAAAGATGCTGAGGTTTTAAAAATTGAAATATTCTTAAATTTAAAGCGTTCTAAAGATTTTGCAAAAGTTAACATTTCGTTGCGATTGCTCTGATACCAGTCAATGTGCTGTAATGCTGTTTGACATATTTGAATAGCTTGCGGTTGCAAACCTAAATTCAATTGAAACGCTTTTGGTAAATAGCCGATGGCAAAGCCAACTCTTAATCCTGGCAATCCAAAAAATTTTGAAAAGCTCCCTACAAACAAAGAATTTTCTGAACAGAGTAAAGGGGCAAATTCATGTTTAAAAAAAGGTGCATATACCATATCTAGGATAAAAAAATGTTTTGGATAACTTTTGAGCAATGCATAAAGCTCTTTTTCGGAAATTTCATGCCCAGTGGGATTGTTTGGGGAAGTTAATAAAACAACGGAGGGTTCACTTGAATCTAAATAATTTCTTAATTCACTTGTATTTAAACAAAATGAATCTGCTTTTATCTGAGTTTGTACTTTCTTGAGTTGAAAGCCTAAGCCTTCCGCAATGTGATTGTAATTTGCCCAAGAGAAATCCTCTAAAACTAAAGTTTTATACTTTAATTTCAACCACGCCAAAGCTTTTATAAGTGCATCTTCAGCACCATGGGTTAAAGTTATTTTTTGCAAATCAACTTTAAATAGAGTGGCGAGCGCATTTTGCAATAGCACATGATCGGTGCTTGCAGCATAGCGCGAGTGTCCCTGTTGATTATAAAATTGAAACAAATTCAGGACTTCTACATGATGGTCAAAATAATATTCATTCCGATCGAGAGCAATAATTGCTTGAGACAAATTCATATTCCTCAGTCATAAAATAAAAGACTTTTCCTAGCCAAAGCCCAAAGCTTGAGCTAAATTACTAACATAACTTTTACACGCTCACAAAGGACTAATCCTTTTTTTTTGCATCTATTTCTGAGGGATATCGAATGCTTAAATTACAAGAAAAAATAATTAATAAATTGATCAAACAGCTCTGGCTCAATTATAAAGCGAAGGTCCAACAGGTTAAAAAGATTGAAAATGCTGTTCGCACTGAAGGTGATCATTGGAGCGAAGACCATATGGCTTTTCGCACTCTCCCTGGGCCTCACTGTGGACTGGAAACTCTCAAACAGGTCTTTGAAATACTTGGCTACAATCAAGCTGATGAATACCACTTTAAAGATAAAAAATTGATGGCAATATCAATGAACCCTCCAAATAATAAAGAAGAGCACAGCACAAAAATTCCGCCAAAAGTGTTTTTGAGTGTTCTCGAACCTGAAAGTTTTTCACAGGAATTTCAAAAATGTATATTAAAATATACAAATGATTTAAGCGAATCTCCAATTCAAAAATTAAGAAATGAATTTAATTCTCTTAAAACTCATCCAGAAAATATCGATCAATTTGTCCAAGCGTTAACCCTTTATTTAAGCAATGGTCCTGTTTGGCGCACACCAAGTTTTAAAGATTATGAAATGCTTAGAAAAGAAAGTGAATATGCTGCTTGGACATTGGTTTATGGCAACACACCAAATCATTTTACCTTAAGTATCCACTTGATGAAAAAATTTAAGTCTCTCAAAAACTTTAACCAATTTATTCAAAAGGAACTTGGTATTGCAATGAACACTTCTGGAGGAGGTCTTATAAAAGGATCAGCCGAAGTGCATTTAGAGCAAAGTGCAACCCTTGCCGAAGAATTACTTGTTCCTTTTCAAGAAGGGTTTCATAAGATTCCATATGCATTTGTAGAGTTTGCCTATCGCCACCCACTCATTGGCAAGAAAAAAGATGGTATTTGGAGCAGTTATTATCAAGGTTTTGTTACAGACAATGCAGATAAAATTTTTGAATCAACTAATTTAAGGAAACAGGCTTAACTTTGGATTTCTGCTACTTCGACTTTAGGTAAGGCAATTGTCGTAAAAAAACGGGCAATATTTTCAAAGTGGGATGGCGCATCGGTACAAAAAACATGTTTATTTCCCTGACTGTATATTCCTGTTGAGTTATTTTTATGTAAAAATTGCGAAACATAATTAACAATAGGCAAAGAGGATTCTACTACATAAATAGGATCCTCTAAATTATTTCTACCTAATATTAA is a genomic window containing:
- a CDS encoding NAD-dependent epimerase/dehydratase family protein, producing the protein MENIQIHERIGLTGASSFLTTLVLKRLAELSTVKEVHIFDIHSPSIASSKFIFHRVDLTKDEASAEIASTLLQNNVTAFIHGALFSGPTRKKSYHHEVESIGTFHILNAVAEAQIQKLVVHSATFVYGAHPKNPNFIHENYELKMQGPSFVKTRVDVEKQLEDFTINYPNCAVSLLRFAPILGPNSTNIRARYFMTGIVPKVLGYDPLVQFIHEDDAVRAQILALTNNIRGVFNIVGRGVLPLSTGIHMSGKIPVPFFSAVCKTFFSAGYSSRIWELPAEIVPFFQFLCVADGKKAEKELGFVAKYSSRQALKSMIEANRLRQIGFSVPSSTLGEDEEYATSQGFQRIY
- a CDS encoding lysophospholipid acyltransferase family protein — encoded protein: MNSNAARKEKNNINSDTLTNFSNQVFNIRRMLIEQFNRIEKDLQNKFSDNQEKFATKEELQSVIGKMQEFRQEIEKTFTTSDSNPLEPAADEFFTGLNPFNLRRKYHDFSLRLRSEEVDPFGYDPIFDKFVSPLLNFFYVKYWRVETYGISNIPADGPALLVGNHSGGLPYDATMLKIAIQREHHMHRDLRFMVEDFLFHFPFLGSLMNRFGGVRASQDNAQQLLENNHPVVVFPEGVKGLGKLYRDKYHLARFGRGGFIRLCLRTRSPLIPIAFIGPEEIHPMIAKETAISKMLGLPYTPITWTFPWLGPLGAIPLPSKWSIHILPAIDFTNFGPGAEKDRVLVYKMSRMVKEQIQDTIVDKLKNRRSIWFD
- a CDS encoding ParA family protein — encoded protein: MTQIIRVIYNQKGGVGKTTLAVNLAACAAKSGKRTLLIDSDPQGNASSYILGNDKYPDSTLADYYESCLHLNIFRQSIFEYITLNTKIPNLHLVASNRELEDLRTKLENKHKIMKLREGLKNNTYEQVYLDPPPANDFFSLACLIAATEIIIPIDCDAFSIRAATEIKNTIEEVRQDHNPNLKVLGIVVNQFQKGTKHSIGIIQELQKIGFQILEPYIPSSVKIRESHSEIKPIVIGHPEHAVSQAIQSLFNSIENISQMKNIRNNFTDKTSSKENNSALNLD
- the rlmD gene encoding 23S rRNA (uracil(1939)-C(5))-methyltransferase RlmD, which encodes MKDFSKIGFSSRSTSSRADKRGGFSDKTYRRERDPRSPRDNRSERGSDRSSDIQPVRLITTKSGVSERVMHEEQCRVLEKCGSCPTLDISYKSQLMQKTADLKSRVQKAGSDFSTVVIKDCVESEDRLGYRHNVKLVVSERMSFGGRSSQKEGTKRWIDLGFYRQSLNEVVDIGRCPIQSNTMNDIMGWLRTGIRLHNVSVYTLKNKTGLLQNVVIRTSRHTRQAILIFIVTKADLATLRPLARDIAEKYMNVQGIYMQVVTPGRSAQNEDEKINDNLTLIVGQDLLEEKFGNFVFKFSAASFMSINPIITNRIYSRIEELLELTGKETVVDLYSGAGGISLTLAQSAREVIGIDHSTSSIKDALRNAKINEVKNVDFYEGKVDEVLQKLNAEKRLQKADVVILNPARSGCEGKTIEHAVALEPKTIVYLSTFFDILFRDLKSFKKAGYEPTIFEPFDTAPGTNNYEVLCYLTKK
- a CDS encoding ImmA/IrrE family metallo-endopeptidase — translated: MINVENNRFPHSAELFRFCKEVLTIRKSSPEKVTDQDVGALLGFDPADCTHWKYGRKNIKSIQNINQLAHALEIDPRNLIDISLGKNVLYDALIEYQGYGEFICTDVERNILMQEANRIIELANIKSVPVLLPELSQILPDVELKAQEGQKEVVLSRYENGKWYITWQKGDRFGTALRFLLMREFALVMLNSETLKLKLPQDKNPIFANALSLFLLMPSHLLQIACSQCDPARDTIEQLMDLFWMSRTLVNIRLKDFLIYRN
- a CDS encoding flagellin, with product MGYRIMTNVTSITNQRHMRNTRKMLDQSLERLASGFRINKAADDAAGLAISEKLRSKIRGLQQAQRNANDGISLIQTAEGGMNEVQNMLIRMRELGVQAASDTIGPKERVYLDIEYQALKDEIDRIAYATEFNGTQLLDGTGGILEIQINTGGDNILGVDRLEYNSFKADVKTNRLGVSELALDTKQGAQHSLTAIESAIDYVSAIRADLGALQNRLGSTINNIATTVENISAANSRIKDVDIAEESSELTRNSILLQSGTSVLQQANQTSRMALTLLEGR